One genomic region from Proteus vulgaris encodes:
- a CDS encoding IclR family transcriptional regulator — protein sequence MQNSQGVNSVDIAITILEFIASNGGIARSSDIAKACSLSKSRLHKYLVSLCRSEMLYQESEGSQYCLGSKILFLAQATPKPQSFVDEINQLLCEFRDEHNMSTGLVISHGNQLFLTRYNRSFKHVDIDFLPDTPVPHKVSAAGAVFATFSDLKIEADLSQKQQNTIRQQGFAIRHEPAEGIPGAQSISCPVLNKKGEMVAAVLTMGFIEPERQMELGNALKAKMAHFSR from the coding sequence TCAAGGAGTTAACTCGGTTGATATCGCTATTACCATTCTTGAATTTATTGCTTCGAATGGAGGTATTGCCCGATCGTCAGATATTGCAAAAGCCTGTTCGCTTTCAAAAAGTCGCTTACATAAGTATTTAGTTTCACTTTGTCGCTCTGAAATGCTGTACCAAGAGAGTGAAGGAAGCCAGTATTGTTTGGGCAGTAAAATTCTTTTTTTAGCACAGGCGACGCCAAAGCCACAATCCTTTGTGGATGAGATTAATCAGTTATTATGTGAGTTTAGAGACGAACATAATATGTCTACGGGATTGGTAATTTCTCATGGTAATCAGCTGTTTTTAACACGCTATAACCGTAGCTTCAAACATGTTGATATCGATTTTTTACCTGATACTCCTGTTCCTCATAAAGTCAGTGCCGCAGGGGCTGTTTTTGCCACCTTTAGTGATTTAAAGATTGAAGCTGATTTATCACAAAAGCAGCAAAACACAATTCGCCAACAAGGTTTTGCTATTCGTCATGAACCAGCAGAAGGTATCCCGGGCGCACAATCTATTTCATGCCCTGTACTTAATAAAAAAGGGGAAATGGTGGCGGCAGTATTGACGATGGGATTTATTGAACCAGAAAGGCAAATGGAACTGGGCAATGCATTAAAAGCAAAAATGGCACATTTCTCCCGCTAA